In Leisingera methylohalidivorans DSM 14336, a single genomic region encodes these proteins:
- a CDS encoding branched-chain amino acid ABC transporter permease, which translates to MTETMKHTLLFVFVGVMILLEGMTDFLFFSGSWNSALVILNMGLISAIMAIGVNIQWGFAGLFNVGIMGFTALGGLAVVLTSTPVIPAAWSSGGVSILIALVMGAMTVAAGVMITKFMAPGKLRMLVLAGIMIVGFFVYRAIFDPAVGSVEAINPALQGNIGGLGLPVLLSWPAGGLLAAGAAWLIGKTALGLRSDYLAIATLGIAEIIIAVLKNEDWLSRGVKNVVGLPRPLPYEVDLQNDPGFVESAAGLGLDPVLASTIYVKAGYALMFTVVLLALLWMAQMALKSPWGRMMRAIRDNETAAEAMGKDVTRRHLQIFVLGSAICGIAGAMMTTLDSQLTPGTYNPLRFTFLIWVMVIVGGSGNNFGAVLGGMLIWFFWIKVEPMGILLMEVVTSGMAEGSALKAHLVESASHMRLFTMGLILLLVLRFSPRGLIPEK; encoded by the coding sequence ATGACCGAGACCATGAAACATACCCTCCTCTTCGTCTTTGTCGGCGTGATGATCCTGCTGGAAGGCATGACGGACTTCCTGTTCTTTTCCGGCTCCTGGAACTCGGCGCTGGTAATCCTGAACATGGGGCTGATCTCGGCTATCATGGCCATCGGGGTGAACATCCAATGGGGGTTCGCCGGCCTGTTCAACGTCGGCATCATGGGCTTTACCGCGCTTGGCGGGCTGGCTGTGGTGCTGACGTCAACCCCGGTGATCCCCGCGGCCTGGTCTTCGGGCGGCGTCAGTATCTTAATCGCGCTAGTCATGGGCGCCATGACCGTGGCTGCCGGGGTGATGATCACCAAATTCATGGCCCCCGGCAAATTGCGGATGCTGGTGCTGGCCGGCATCATGATTGTTGGCTTCTTTGTTTATCGTGCGATCTTTGATCCTGCCGTGGGTTCGGTGGAAGCCATCAACCCGGCGCTGCAGGGCAACATCGGCGGATTGGGTTTGCCGGTGCTGCTGTCCTGGCCTGCAGGCGGCCTGCTGGCAGCCGGGGCTGCCTGGCTGATCGGCAAAACCGCTTTGGGCCTGCGGTCCGACTATCTGGCGATTGCCACGCTGGGCATTGCCGAGATCATCATTGCCGTGCTCAAGAACGAGGATTGGCTGTCACGCGGCGTCAAAAACGTCGTCGGCCTGCCCCGTCCGCTGCCTTATGAGGTGGATCTGCAAAACGATCCTGGATTTGTGGAAAGCGCCGCAGGACTTGGGCTCGATCCGGTTCTGGCCTCGACCATCTACGTCAAGGCAGGCTATGCGCTGATGTTCACCGTGGTGCTTTTGGCCCTGCTGTGGATGGCGCAGATGGCCCTCAAAAGCCCCTGGGGCCGGATGATGCGCGCGATCCGCGACAATGAAACCGCAGCTGAGGCGATGGGCAAGGATGTGACCCGCCGCCATTTGCAGATCTTTGTACTTGGATCCGCCATTTGCGGCATCGCCGGTGCGATGATGACCACGCTCGACAGTCAGCTGACGCCTGGAACGTATAATCCTCTGCGCTTCACTTTCCTGATCTGGGTGATGGTGATTGTCGGCGGTTCCGGTAACAACTTCGGCGCAGTGCTGGGCGGCATGCTGATCTGGTTCTTCTGGATCAAGGTGGAGCCGATGGGCATCCTTCTGATGGAAGTTGTCACCTCCGGCATGGCTGAAGGCAGCGCTCTGAAGGCGCATCTGGTGGAGAGCGCCTCGCACATGCGGCTGTTCACGATGGGCCTGATACTGCTGCTCGTTCTCAGGTTCAGCCCGCGCGGATTGATCCCTGAAAAATGA
- a CDS encoding branched-chain amino acid ABC transporter permease, producing the protein MDLLNALVALTNFVIVPGLAYGSQLALGALGVTLIYGILRFSNFAHGDTMAFGAMVTILVTWAFQSMGISFGVLPTALLALPFGILGTIGLVLLTDRTVYRFYRQQKAKPVIFVMVSLGVMFMLNGIVRFIIGPGDQRFADGERFIITARTFKQMTGLDEGLAVKTTQGITVITAIIVVAALFWFLNKTRTGKSMRAYSDNEDLALLSGINPERVVMYTWMIVAALATIAGVLYGLDKSFKPFTYFQLLLPIFASAIVGGLGNPLGAIAGGFIIAFSEVTITYAWKKVLTYGLPDGLSPDGLVQLLSTDYKFAVSFAILIVVLLFKPTGLFKGKAV; encoded by the coding sequence ATGGACCTTCTCAACGCCCTCGTGGCGCTCACCAACTTTGTTATTGTCCCCGGGCTGGCCTATGGCTCGCAGCTGGCGCTTGGCGCGCTGGGGGTGACGCTGATTTACGGGATCCTCAGATTCTCGAACTTTGCCCATGGCGACACCATGGCGTTCGGCGCAATGGTCACGATCCTGGTCACCTGGGCTTTCCAGTCGATGGGGATCAGCTTTGGCGTGCTGCCGACCGCATTGCTCGCCCTGCCCTTTGGTATCCTCGGCACAATCGGCCTCGTACTGTTGACCGACCGGACCGTCTATAGGTTCTACCGCCAGCAAAAGGCAAAACCGGTGATCTTTGTGATGGTCTCGCTCGGCGTGATGTTCATGTTGAACGGCATCGTCCGTTTCATTATCGGCCCCGGCGACCAGCGGTTTGCGGATGGCGAACGCTTCATCATCACGGCGCGCACCTTTAAACAGATGACCGGTCTGGACGAGGGCCTGGCGGTCAAAACCACCCAAGGCATCACCGTGATCACCGCGATCATCGTGGTCGCGGCGCTGTTCTGGTTCCTGAACAAGACCCGCACCGGCAAGTCCATGCGTGCCTATTCGGATAATGAGGATCTGGCGCTTTTGTCCGGTATCAACCCCGAACGGGTGGTGATGTACACTTGGATGATCGTGGCGGCGCTGGCGACCATTGCAGGCGTTCTCTATGGCCTCGACAAATCGTTCAAGCCCTTCACATATTTCCAGCTGCTGCTGCCGATCTTTGCCTCGGCCATCGTGGGCGGGCTTGGCAATCCGCTGGGCGCGATCGCGGGCGGTTTCATCATCGCTTTCTCCGAAGTGACGATCACCTATGCCTGGAAAAAGGTTCTGACCTACGGGCTGCCTGACGGCCTCTCACCAGACGGGCTGGTTCAGCTTCTTAGCACCGATTACAAGTTCGCCGTCTCTTTTGCGATCCTGATTGTCGTCCTCCTGTTCAAGCCCACCGGCCTTTTCAAAGGGAAAGCGGTATGA
- a CDS encoding ABC transporter ATP-binding protein, which produces MSEPFLIGDCMTGGYGKGPDILHDCTIAVNPGEIAVIVGPNGAGKSTAMKAVFGMLNVHSGTVRLGGEDITALSPQDRVVKGMGFVPQTSNIFTSMTVEENLEMGAFIRTDDFTDTMEQVYELFPILRDKRSQPAGELSGGQRQQVAVGRALMTKPKVLMLDEPTAGVSPIVMDELFDRIIEVARTGLPILMVEQNAKQALEIADKGYVLVQGRNAYTGTGKELLADPEVRKSFLGG; this is translated from the coding sequence ATGTCTGAACCATTTTTGATTGGCGACTGCATGACAGGCGGATACGGCAAAGGGCCGGATATCCTGCATGACTGCACGATCGCCGTGAACCCCGGCGAGATCGCCGTAATAGTTGGCCCAAATGGCGCCGGGAAATCCACTGCCATGAAGGCGGTGTTCGGGATGCTGAACGTGCACTCGGGCACGGTGCGGCTGGGCGGCGAGGATATCACCGCGCTGTCACCGCAGGACCGGGTGGTCAAGGGCATGGGATTTGTGCCCCAGACCAGCAACATCTTCACCTCGATGACGGTGGAGGAGAACCTGGAGATGGGTGCGTTTATCCGCACCGATGATTTTACGGACACGATGGAGCAGGTCTATGAACTGTTCCCGATCCTGCGCGACAAGCGCAGCCAACCGGCCGGAGAGCTGTCCGGCGGCCAGCGCCAGCAGGTGGCCGTGGGCCGCGCGCTGATGACCAAGCCCAAGGTTCTGATGCTGGACGAACCCACAGCGGGCGTCTCTCCCATCGTGATGGATGAGCTGTTCGACCGGATCATCGAGGTCGCCCGCACCGGGCTGCCGATCCTGATGGTGGAGCAGAACGCCAAACAAGCGCTTGAGATCGCGGACAAAGGCTATGTTCTGGTGCAGGGGCGCAATGCCTATACCGGCACCGGGAAAGAGCTGCTGGCTGATCCCGAAGTGCGCAAATCGTTCTTGGGGGGCTGA
- a CDS encoding ABC transporter ATP-binding protein: MIVVEDLHKHFGGFHAVDGASLEIAKGSITGLIGPNGAGKTTLFNVIAGVLPPTSGRVTMDGEDITGLPPHELFHKGLLRTFQIAHEFSSMTCRENLMMVPGNQSGETLWNTWFGRKRIASEERALRAKADEVLEFLTISHIADLKAGEISGGQKKLLELGRTMMVDAKIVFLDEVGAGVNRTLLYTIADAIKRLNEERGYTFVVIEHDMEFIGRLCDPVICMAEGKKLAEGTLDEIKANEQVIEAYLGTGLKNKDKLAKA; the protein is encoded by the coding sequence ATGATCGTCGTCGAGGACTTGCATAAGCACTTCGGCGGGTTCCACGCGGTGGACGGCGCTTCGCTGGAAATCGCTAAGGGGTCCATAACCGGTTTGATCGGCCCGAACGGGGCCGGCAAAACCACTTTATTCAATGTAATCGCAGGAGTTCTGCCGCCGACCTCCGGCCGGGTCACTATGGATGGTGAGGATATCACCGGCCTGCCCCCGCACGAGCTCTTCCACAAGGGGCTGCTGCGCACTTTCCAGATCGCGCATGAGTTCTCTTCGATGACCTGCCGGGAAAACCTGATGATGGTGCCCGGCAACCAGTCGGGCGAAACTCTGTGGAACACCTGGTTCGGCCGCAAGCGGATCGCCAGCGAGGAACGGGCGCTACGGGCCAAGGCCGATGAAGTGCTGGAATTCCTCACCATCAGCCATATAGCCGATCTGAAGGCGGGCGAGATCTCGGGCGGCCAGAAAAAGCTGCTGGAATTGGGCCGCACCATGATGGTGGATGCCAAGATCGTTTTCCTGGACGAGGTCGGTGCCGGCGTGAACCGGACCCTGCTCTACACCATTGCCGATGCGATCAAGCGTCTGAATGAAGAGCGCGGTTATACCTTTGTCGTCATCGAACACGACATGGAATTCATCGGCCGCCTCTGCGACCCGGTGATCTGCATGGCTGAAGGCAAGAAACTGGCCGAGGGCACCTTGGACGAGATCAAGGCGAATGAGCAGGTGATCGAGGCCTATCTGGGCACCGGCCTGAAGAACAAAGACAAGCTGGCCAAGGCTTGA
- a CDS encoding ABC transporter substrate-binding protein, with product MKKLLMATAAAALTAGTAFAGGHAKEVKLGILFGFTGPIESLTPAMASGAELAMEEVTKSGKLLDGATVSSVRADNGCVDNGLAVANAEKIISEGVNGIVGGDCSGVTGAVLQNVAIPNGMVMISPSASSPGLTTMEDNGLFFRTTPSDARQGEIMAEVLKERGVSSIALTYTNNDYGKGLADSIQAAFEAAGGEVTIVAAHEDGKGDYSAEVGALASAGGDVLVVAGYLDQGGLGIIQGSLDSGAFDMFGLPDGMIGDSLPKNIGPDLNGSFGQIAGSDSEGSKIFAEMAKEAGFDGTSAYAPESYDAAALFLLAMQAANSTAPADYMGKVLDIANAPGEPINPGELGKALEILAAGGEIDYQGATGVELIGPGESAGSYREVEVKDGKIETVKFR from the coding sequence ATGAAGAAACTGCTGATGGCCACCGCGGCCGCTGCGCTGACGGCTGGCACTGCATTTGCCGGCGGCCATGCCAAGGAAGTGAAGCTCGGCATCCTGTTCGGTTTCACCGGCCCGATTGAATCGCTGACGCCGGCAATGGCCAGCGGCGCGGAATTGGCGATGGAGGAAGTCACCAAGTCCGGCAAACTGCTGGACGGCGCGACCGTCAGCTCTGTACGCGCTGACAACGGCTGCGTCGACAACGGCCTGGCTGTTGCCAACGCCGAGAAAATCATTTCTGAAGGCGTCAACGGCATTGTCGGCGGCGACTGCTCCGGCGTGACCGGTGCAGTTCTGCAAAACGTGGCCATTCCGAACGGCATGGTAATGATTTCCCCTTCCGCCAGCTCGCCCGGCCTGACCACGATGGAAGACAATGGCCTGTTCTTCCGCACCACCCCTTCGGACGCACGCCAGGGTGAAATCATGGCTGAGGTGCTGAAAGAGCGCGGCGTGTCGTCGATTGCCCTGACCTACACCAACAACGACTACGGCAAAGGTCTTGCCGACTCGATCCAGGCTGCGTTCGAGGCGGCGGGCGGCGAAGTCACCATCGTTGCCGCTCACGAAGACGGCAAGGGCGACTATTCGGCTGAAGTTGGTGCGCTGGCCTCTGCAGGCGGCGATGTACTGGTCGTTGCCGGCTATCTCGACCAAGGCGGTCTGGGCATCATCCAAGGCTCGCTGGACAGCGGAGCGTTTGACATGTTTGGCCTGCCCGACGGTATGATCGGGGATTCCCTGCCGAAAAACATCGGCCCAGACCTGAATGGGTCTTTCGGCCAAATCGCAGGTTCGGACAGTGAAGGCTCCAAGATTTTTGCTGAAATGGCCAAGGAAGCAGGCTTTGACGGCACTTCGGCCTACGCACCTGAGTCCTACGATGCAGCGGCATTGTTCCTGCTGGCAATGCAGGCTGCCAATTCAACCGCACCTGCGGACTACATGGGCAAGGTTCTGGATATTGCCAACGCACCGGGCGAACCCATCAATCCGGGTGAGCTGGGCAAAGCACTGGAAATTCTCGCCGCCGGCGGTGAGATCGACTATCAGGGCGCAACCGGCGTTGAGCTGATCGGCCCGGGTGAAAGCGCAGGTTCTTACCGCGAAGTGGAAGTCAAAGACGGCAAGATCGAAACCGTCAAATTCCGCTGA
- a CDS encoding PQQ-dependent sugar dehydrogenase: MLKYSRLLTAAAMLMIVCTASYAEKLPTSQGNLVVTLMADGFDVPWAFDFLPDGSLLVTERDGQLFHVSAGRKQRVEGAPPVAAEGQGGLLDVMVPRDFAQSQEIFLTFAKRQGRGAGTALAVARLTPDNTRLTSLRVLFEAVPGALGGRHFGSRVVEARDGSLFISLGERGDRRSAQNLRLHQGSVVRINRDGSVPAGNPFTGAEGAQPEIWSYGHRNPQGMALDLQGNLWVAEHGAKGGDEVNRVRKGANYGWPVISYGRHYSGGKIGEGTAKPGMEQPEWYWDPSIAPSGIMIYSGRMWPEWRGDIFVGSLKFDYISRLSGRPLKEVETLRSGETGRIRDVQEAPDGSIWFASESEGALFRLSR, translated from the coding sequence ATGCTGAAGTATTCACGCCTTTTGACGGCCGCCGCCATGCTGATGATTGTCTGCACGGCGTCTTATGCAGAGAAGCTCCCGACCAGCCAGGGGAACCTTGTTGTAACGCTGATGGCCGATGGATTTGATGTGCCTTGGGCATTTGATTTCCTGCCGGATGGCAGCCTGCTGGTGACAGAACGGGATGGGCAGTTATTTCATGTCAGTGCGGGACGTAAACAACGTGTTGAAGGGGCGCCTCCCGTGGCCGCCGAAGGGCAGGGCGGCCTGCTGGATGTGATGGTGCCAAGGGATTTTGCGCAAAGCCAAGAGATCTTTCTGACCTTCGCCAAACGTCAGGGGCGCGGCGCCGGCACCGCCTTGGCTGTTGCACGGCTGACACCGGACAACACGCGCCTGACGAGCCTTCGGGTTCTGTTCGAAGCTGTGCCTGGTGCCTTGGGCGGGCGGCATTTCGGCTCCCGTGTGGTGGAAGCAAGGGACGGAAGCCTGTTCATTTCGCTGGGCGAACGCGGCGACCGGCGCAGTGCACAGAACTTGCGGCTCCACCAGGGATCGGTGGTGCGGATTAACCGCGACGGTTCGGTACCCGCCGGCAACCCCTTTACGGGCGCGGAAGGCGCACAGCCGGAGATCTGGTCTTACGGACACCGCAATCCGCAAGGCATGGCGCTGGATCTTCAAGGCAATCTATGGGTCGCTGAACACGGTGCCAAAGGCGGCGATGAGGTGAACAGGGTCCGCAAGGGTGCCAATTACGGTTGGCCGGTGATTTCCTACGGGCGCCATTACTCGGGTGGCAAAATCGGAGAAGGCACTGCGAAACCCGGAATGGAGCAGCCGGAATGGTACTGGGATCCCTCCATCGCGCCGTCCGGCATAATGATTTATTCCGGCCGGATGTGGCCCGAGTGGCGCGGAGATATCTTCGTGGGCTCGCTGAAATTCGACTATATTTCCCGGCTCTCAGGGAGGCCGCTGAAAGAAGTGGAGACGCTTCGCAGCGGTGAAACCGGGCGCATCCGTGATGTGCAGGAGGCGCCCGACGGTAGTATTTGGTTTGCTTCGGAAAGCGAAGGCGCGCTGTTCAGGCTATCCCGTTGA
- a CDS encoding GlxA family transcriptional regulator yields MQTPRKPAVSGVEAGQPKRFVFVLLDKFTMLSYASAVECLRIANRMNGEDSYSWTLIGEGGETVTCSAGTTFNLDGDLNDLHRDDVVMLCSGIDVQESTTKKLLAWLRREARKGLTIGGLCTASYTLAKAGLLDGKRATIHWENADSFAEEFDEVDLTKSVFVIDGNRLSTAGGTSSIDLMLKLIANDHGEELANAVADQLIYSSIRTDQDTQRLSIPTRIGVRHPKLSMVIQMMEANIEEPISPSVLAQDVGMSTRQLERLFRRYLNRSPKRYYMEIRLQKARNLLMQTDMSVINVALACGFASPSHFSKCYRAHYDTTPYRERGSKAATYKV; encoded by the coding sequence ATGCAGACGCCACGCAAGCCTGCTGTTTCTGGAGTTGAGGCCGGCCAGCCGAAGAGGTTCGTCTTTGTGCTGCTCGATAAGTTCACCATGCTTTCCTACGCATCGGCCGTCGAATGCCTGCGGATTGCCAACCGGATGAATGGCGAGGACAGTTATTCCTGGACTCTGATCGGTGAGGGCGGTGAAACGGTGACCTGTTCGGCCGGCACTACGTTCAATCTGGACGGGGATCTGAACGATCTGCACCGGGATGATGTGGTCATGCTGTGCTCCGGCATTGACGTGCAAGAATCCACCACCAAAAAGCTTTTGGCCTGGCTGCGCCGCGAAGCCCGCAAGGGGCTCACAATTGGCGGGCTTTGCACCGCCTCCTACACACTGGCCAAGGCAGGGCTACTGGACGGCAAACGGGCGACCATTCACTGGGAAAACGCCGACAGCTTTGCCGAGGAATTCGATGAGGTTGACCTGACCAAATCGGTCTTTGTGATCGATGGCAACCGGCTGTCCACCGCCGGCGGCACCTCGTCCATCGATCTGATGCTCAAGCTGATAGCTAATGATCATGGCGAGGAGCTGGCCAATGCGGTGGCGGACCAGTTGATTTATTCTTCGATACGGACCGACCAGGACACGCAGCGGCTGTCGATCCCGACCCGCATCGGAGTGCGCCATCCGAAGCTGTCGATGGTGATCCAGATGATGGAAGCCAATATCGAAGAGCCGATCAGCCCGTCGGTTCTGGCGCAGGATGTCGGCATGTCCACCCGTCAGCTGGAGCGCCTGTTCCGCCGTTACCTGAACCGGTCGCCCAAACGCTACTATATGGAGATCCGGCTGCAAAAGGCGCGGAACCTGCTGATGCAGACGGATATGAGCGTGATCAATGTGGCGCTGGCCTGCGGCTTTGCCTCACCGTCGCATTTCTCCAAATGCTACCGGGCGCATTACGACACAACGCCCTACCGCGAACGCGGCAGCAAGGCGGCAACGTACAAGGTGTGA
- a CDS encoding class II 3-deoxy-7-phosphoheptulonate synthase gives MSEWQKTDWRNKPRVQMPDYTDAAALNAVEAQLSKFPPLVFAGEARRLKQHLGAAGRGEAFLLQGGDCAESFDQFSADAIRDTFMVMLQMAMVLTYGAKVPVVKVGRMAGQFAKPRSAPTETIDGVELPSYRGDIINELEFTSAARIPNPQKMLQAYTQAAATLNLLRAFSTGGFADMSRVHSWTLGFTDEQEVQKYSEIANRIQDTIDFMAAAGITADTTHEFSTVDFYTSHEGLLLEYEEALTRLDSTSGKWLAGSGHMIWIGDRTRQPDGAHVEFCRGVLNPIGLKCGPTTTAEDLKVLMSRLNPENEEGKLTLIARFGAGKAGEHLPRLVKAVKEEGANVTWVCDPMHGNTIKSSTGYKTRPFDSVLREVRDFFGVHKAEGTIPGGVHFEMTGQDVTECTGGVRAVTDEDLSDRYHTACDPRLNASQSLELAFLVAEELSVLRASQNTRQAG, from the coding sequence ATGAGCGAATGGCAAAAAACGGACTGGCGCAATAAGCCGCGGGTTCAGATGCCGGACTATACGGATGCGGCAGCGCTGAATGCTGTCGAGGCTCAGCTTTCCAAATTCCCGCCGCTGGTCTTTGCCGGCGAGGCGCGCCGCCTGAAACAGCATCTTGGTGCTGCAGGGCGCGGTGAAGCCTTCCTGCTGCAAGGCGGCGACTGCGCCGAGAGCTTTGACCAGTTCAGCGCGGATGCGATCCGCGACACCTTCATGGTGATGCTGCAGATGGCGATGGTGCTGACCTATGGCGCCAAAGTGCCGGTCGTGAAAGTGGGCCGCATGGCCGGCCAGTTTGCCAAGCCGCGCAGCGCTCCGACTGAAACCATTGATGGCGTCGAACTGCCCAGCTACCGCGGCGACATCATCAATGAGCTGGAATTCACCTCTGCCGCCCGCATTCCGAACCCGCAAAAGATGTTGCAGGCCTATACCCAGGCCGCCGCAACGCTGAACCTGCTGCGCGCCTTCTCTACCGGCGGGTTTGCCGATATGAGCCGGGTGCATTCCTGGACCCTGGGCTTTACGGATGAGCAGGAAGTCCAGAAATACAGCGAGATTGCAAACCGTATTCAGGACACCATCGATTTCATGGCTGCCGCCGGCATCACCGCCGACACCACCCATGAATTTTCGACCGTTGATTTCTACACCAGCCACGAAGGGCTTCTGCTTGAATACGAAGAAGCGCTGACCCGGCTAGATTCGACCTCTGGAAAATGGCTGGCCGGTTCCGGCCACATGATCTGGATCGGCGACCGCACCCGCCAGCCTGACGGTGCCCATGTGGAATTCTGCCGCGGCGTGCTGAATCCGATCGGTCTCAAATGCGGTCCGACCACCACGGCTGAGGACCTGAAGGTGCTGATGTCGCGCCTGAACCCGGAGAACGAAGAAGGCAAACTGACCCTGATCGCCCGTTTCGGCGCAGGCAAGGCCGGCGAGCATCTTCCGCGCCTGGTCAAGGCCGTGAAGGAAGAGGGCGCCAATGTCACCTGGGTCTGTGACCCGATGCATGGCAACACAATCAAATCCTCGACCGGTTACAAAACCCGCCCCTTCGACAGCGTTCTGCGCGAAGTGCGTGACTTCTTTGGCGTTCATAAGGCCGAAGGCACTATCCCGGGCGGCGTGCATTTCGAGATGACCGGCCAGGACGTGACCGAATGCACTGGTGGTGTCCGGGCGGTGACTGATGAGGACCTGAGCGACCGCTACCACACCGCCTGCGATCCGCGCCTCAATGCCAGCCAATCGCTGGAACTGGCTTTCCTGGTGGCCGAGGAACTGTCTGTTTTGCGGGCCTCGCAGAACACCCGTCAGGCTGGCTGA
- a CDS encoding PAS domain-containing protein — protein sequence MIFGSRSSTEVTTGQDKVVSMNRFRKGGSPSPLRQAEAYWTALRRGDDVPSRSQIDPRGLENILSNTFILERIAPGIARFRLAGTLVNEMAGMEVRGMPVTAFFTTEARKQLSSAMEHMFETPAIVELELQIEAPRQRAPRDARMLLLPLRSDLGDISRVLGVLVADEGATATSQRFSISSIEMRTVGKAAGAAGFKAKPRDAAADKRQDANQPNPGFAETQARFKPERSILDEAKALLERSRTGKLGEPADTVAAATAPNEGKRKAASHLRLVVNRD from the coding sequence ATGATTTTTGGCAGCCGCAGCAGTACTGAAGTGACCACAGGTCAGGACAAGGTTGTTTCCATGAACCGCTTCCGTAAGGGCGGCTCGCCATCGCCGCTGCGCCAAGCCGAAGCCTATTGGACCGCGCTGCGCCGCGGCGATGATGTGCCCAGCCGCTCGCAGATTGATCCGCGCGGGCTTGAGAATATCCTGAGCAATACATTCATTCTGGAACGGATCGCGCCTGGCATTGCCCGATTCCGCCTCGCTGGAACGCTGGTGAATGAAATGGCAGGCATGGAGGTGCGCGGCATGCCGGTGACGGCGTTCTTCACCACCGAGGCCCGAAAACAGCTGAGCTCGGCGATGGAGCACATGTTCGAAACACCCGCCATTGTTGAACTGGAGCTGCAAATCGAAGCGCCGCGCCAGCGCGCGCCGCGCGACGCCCGTATGCTGCTGCTGCCTTTGCGCAGCGATCTGGGAGATATCAGCCGGGTCCTGGGGGTTCTGGTCGCGGATGAGGGGGCGACCGCCACCTCGCAGCGTTTCTCGATCTCGTCGATCGAAATGCGCACGGTCGGCAAAGCCGCTGGCGCTGCCGGGTTCAAAGCCAAACCGCGAGACGCAGCTGCCGACAAGCGTCAGGACGCAAACCAGCCTAATCCGGGTTTCGCGGAGACCCAGGCCCGGTTCAAACCCGAACGTTCAATCCTTGACGAGGCCAAGGCGCTTCTGGAACGCAGCCGCACAGGTAAGCTTGGGGAACCGGCGGATACAGTCGCGGCGGCAACGGCCCCGAATGAAGGTAAGCGAAAGGCCGCTTCGCATCTGCGTTTGGTGGTTAACCGGGACTGA
- a CDS encoding YicC/YloC family endoribonuclease, which translates to MTIRSMTAFASEQGSADQHSWSWELRSVNAKGLDLRLRVPDWLEGLEIHVRSTLSKALARGNVSLTLRITRSEDGAGQMQINAAILQSVIKSLAETQSIAKQNRVDIRPASAAEVLNFKGVLEQSSGDDDPAPLVKRLSRELETLVAEFVQMREAEGAALAQILNSQLEAVAALTAQAGERAEERKLKMGETLKANLARVMDNAEGADPDRVAQELALIAVKADVTEELDRLGAHVAAARDLLAKGGAVGRKLDFLMQEFNREANTLCSKAQHSALTAVGLELKTVIDQMREQVQNIE; encoded by the coding sequence ATGACCATCCGCAGCATGACCGCCTTTGCCTCGGAGCAAGGCAGCGCTGACCAGCACAGCTGGAGCTGGGAGCTCCGATCAGTCAATGCCAAGGGGCTGGATCTGCGCCTTCGGGTGCCGGATTGGCTGGAAGGCCTTGAAATCCATGTCCGTTCAACCTTGAGTAAAGCTCTTGCGCGCGGAAATGTCTCGCTTACCCTGCGCATTACGCGCAGCGAAGACGGCGCCGGGCAGATGCAGATAAACGCTGCCATTCTGCAATCGGTGATCAAGTCGCTGGCTGAAACACAATCCATTGCAAAGCAGAACCGGGTGGATATCCGCCCGGCCTCTGCCGCCGAAGTTCTCAACTTCAAAGGAGTCCTGGAGCAGTCCTCGGGTGACGATGATCCGGCGCCGCTGGTCAAGCGATTGAGCCGGGAATTGGAAACCCTCGTGGCCGAATTCGTGCAGATGCGCGAGGCCGAGGGTGCAGCGCTTGCCCAAATCCTTAACAGCCAGCTGGAGGCGGTTGCCGCGCTGACGGCCCAGGCCGGGGAACGCGCCGAAGAGCGCAAACTGAAAATGGGTGAAACGCTCAAGGCCAATCTGGCGCGGGTTATGGACAATGCCGAAGGCGCAGATCCGGACCGGGTGGCCCAGGAATTGGCCCTGATCGCGGTCAAGGCCGATGTCACCGAAGAATTGGACCGTCTCGGGGCCCATGTTGCCGCTGCCCGCGATCTTCTGGCCAAGGGCGGCGCGGTGGGCCGCAAGCTCGACTTTCTGATGCAGGAGTTCAACCGCGAAGCCAACACGCTGTGTTCAAAAGCGCAGCACAGCGCCTTGACGGCGGTTGGGCTTGAGCTGAAAACCGTGATCGACCAGATGCGCGAGCAGGTGCAGAACATAGAATAA